Proteins encoded together in one Carya illinoinensis cultivar Pawnee chromosome 3, C.illinoinensisPawnee_v1, whole genome shotgun sequence window:
- the LOC122304198 gene encoding protein NPG1 isoform X1 encodes MESGELGGGREVREVFANGVSMKTAEVEAKLDEGNIQEAESSLREGLSLNFEEARALLGKLEYQRGNVEGALRVFEGIDLQAAIQRLQPSIAEKVPSRKGRSRTESMHAVSQHAASLVLEAIYLKAKSLQKLGRLSEAAHECKSVLDAVERIFYQGIPDAQVESKLQETVSQAVELLPELWKQAGCYHEAISAYRRALLSQWNVDNDCCTRIQKGFALFLLYGGVEAGPPSLAVQIDSSYVPKNNLEEAILLLMILMRKFILGKTQWDPSVMEHLTFALSLCCQTPVLAKQLEEIMPGVYPRVDRWNSLALCYSGAGQDKVALNLLRKSLHKHERPDDLTALLLAAKICSEDSNLAAEGVEYARRTINNAQGIDEHIKGVGLRMLGLCLGKQAKVSSSDFERSRLESEALKSLDEAIALDHNNTDLIFELGIQRAEHRNLDAALQYAKKFLDETGGSILKGWRLLALVFSAQQRLTDAEVVTDAALDETTKWEQGPLLRVKAKLKVSQSLLTDAIETYRYLLALVQAQRKSYGPLRKFTQVEDDKVNEFEVWHGLANLYSSISHWKDVEICLGKAKELKQYSVEALHTEGIMWEGCGQIEEASAAYINGLLLEPCYVPCKVLIGALMSKMGPMALPVGRSLLSDALRIDPTNHMAWYYLGMVYRDDGRIADAADCFQAASMLEESNPIESFGSIL; translated from the exons ATGGAGTCCGGAGAACTTGGGGGTGGCAGGGAGGTTCGAGAAGTCTTCGCAAATGGCGTTTCCATGAAAACAGCCGAAGTTGAAGCGAAGCTTGATGAGGGAAATATTCAAGAGGCGGAATCTTCGTTACGGGAAGGCTTATCGCTCAATTTTGAG GAAGCAAGAGCTCTTCTTGGGAAGTTGGAGTATCAAAGAGGTAATGTAGAAGGAGCTCTGCGTGTGTTTGAGGGCATTGATCTCCAAGCTGCCATACAGCGATTGCAACCTTCCATTGCTGAAAAAGTACCTTCCAGGAAGGGTCGATCTCGCACTGAATCAATGCATGCAGTCTCACAGCATGCTGCTAGCCTGGTGCTTGAGGCCATATACTTAAAAGCCAAGTCTCTTCAAAAGTTGGGGCGTTTAAGTG AGGCTGCTCATGAATGTAAAAGTGTGCTTGATGCTGTAGAGAGGATATTCTACCAAGGCATTCCTGATGCTCAAGTGGAGAGTAAATTGCAAGAGACAGTGAGCCAAGCTGTAGAGCTCCTTCCAGAACTCTGGAAGCAAGCTGGTTGCTATCATGAAGCAATTTCTGCTTATAGACGTGCCCTCCTTAGTCAATGGAACGTTGATAATGATTGCTGCACTAGAATTCAGAAAGGCTTTGCATTGTTTTTGCTTTACGGTGGAGTGGAGGCTGGTCCACCCAGTTTAGCTGTCCAGATTGATAGTTCATACGTACCTAAAAATAATCTAGAGGAGGCAATCCTACTTTTGATGATTCTTATGAGGAAATTTATTCTTGGTAAGACTCAATGGGATCCATCTGTGATGGAGCACCTAACTTTTGCTTTATCTTTATGCTGCCAAACGCCTGTTTTGGCTAAGCAACTTGAAGAGATAATGCCTGGGGTATATCCTCGTGTTGACCGTTGGAATTCTTTAGCTCTTTGCTACAGTGGAGCTGGACAAGACAAGGTTGCATTGAACTTACTGAGAAAATCTTTACATAAACATGAACGACCAGATGATCTCACCGCACTCTTATTGGCTGCCAAGATATGCAGCGAGGATTCCAATTTAGCCGCTGAGGGAGTGGAATATGCTCGGAGGACAATTAATAATGCTCAGGGAATTGATGAGCACATCAAGGGTGTGGGTCTTCGCATGTTGGGCCTTTGTTTGGGAAAGCAGGCTAAAGTATCTTCTTCTGACTTTGAGAGGTCTCGTCTTGAATCTGAAGCATTGAAGTCATTAGATGAGGCTATTGCTTTGGACCACAATAATACGGACTTGATTTTTGAGTTGGGCATTCAGCGTGCAGAGCACCGAAATTTGGATGCTGCTTTACAATATGCAAAGAAATTTCTTGATGAAACAGGCGGGTCCATATTAAAAGGTTGGAGATTACTTGCTCTGGTTTTTTCTGCCCAACAGCGACTCACAGATGCTGAGGTGGTCACTGATGCTGCTTTAGATGAGACTACAAAATGGGAACAGGGACCACTTCTCAGGGTGAAAGCAAAGCTAAAGGTATCACAGTCACTACTCACAGATGCTATTGAGACTTATCGTTACCTCCTTGCATTAGTTCAAGCCCAGAGGAAATCTTATGGGCCCCTTAGAAAGTTTACTCAG GTTGAGGATGATAAAGTCAATGAGTTTGAAGTTTGGCATGGTCTGGCAAATTTATACTCTAGTATTTCTCATTGGAAGGATGTGGAGATATGTTTGGGAAAAGCCAAAGAGCTGAAACAGTACTCTGTCGAAGCTCTGCACACTGAAG GTATAATGTGGGAAGGTTGTGGGCAGATCGAAGAAGCTTCGGCTGCTTATATTAATGGCCTTTTACTAGAACCTTGTTATGTTCCTTGCAAGGTTTTGATTGGTGCTCTGATGTCAAAAATGGGCCCTATGGCATTGCCTGTGGGAAGAAGCTTGCTGTCAGATGCATTGAGGATTGATCCTACTAACCATATGGCTTGGTATTACCTGGGGATGGTTTACAGGGATGATGGACGAATAGCTGATGCTGCAGATTGCTTCCAGGCAGCTTCCATGCTTGAAGAATCTAATCCCATCGAAAGCTTTGGCTCTATTCTTTGA
- the LOC122304198 gene encoding protein NPG1 isoform X2 — MHAVSQHAASLVLEAIYLKAKSLQKLGRLSEAAHECKSVLDAVERIFYQGIPDAQVESKLQETVSQAVELLPELWKQAGCYHEAISAYRRALLSQWNVDNDCCTRIQKGFALFLLYGGVEAGPPSLAVQIDSSYVPKNNLEEAILLLMILMRKFILGKTQWDPSVMEHLTFALSLCCQTPVLAKQLEEIMPGVYPRVDRWNSLALCYSGAGQDKVALNLLRKSLHKHERPDDLTALLLAAKICSEDSNLAAEGVEYARRTINNAQGIDEHIKGVGLRMLGLCLGKQAKVSSSDFERSRLESEALKSLDEAIALDHNNTDLIFELGIQRAEHRNLDAALQYAKKFLDETGGSILKGWRLLALVFSAQQRLTDAEVVTDAALDETTKWEQGPLLRVKAKLKVSQSLLTDAIETYRYLLALVQAQRKSYGPLRKFTQVEDDKVNEFEVWHGLANLYSSISHWKDVEICLGKAKELKQYSVEALHTEGIMWEGCGQIEEASAAYINGLLLEPCYVPCKVLIGALMSKMGPMALPVGRSLLSDALRIDPTNHMAWYYLGMVYRDDGRIADAADCFQAASMLEESNPIESFGSIL; from the exons ATGCATGCAGTCTCACAGCATGCTGCTAGCCTGGTGCTTGAGGCCATATACTTAAAAGCCAAGTCTCTTCAAAAGTTGGGGCGTTTAAGTG AGGCTGCTCATGAATGTAAAAGTGTGCTTGATGCTGTAGAGAGGATATTCTACCAAGGCATTCCTGATGCTCAAGTGGAGAGTAAATTGCAAGAGACAGTGAGCCAAGCTGTAGAGCTCCTTCCAGAACTCTGGAAGCAAGCTGGTTGCTATCATGAAGCAATTTCTGCTTATAGACGTGCCCTCCTTAGTCAATGGAACGTTGATAATGATTGCTGCACTAGAATTCAGAAAGGCTTTGCATTGTTTTTGCTTTACGGTGGAGTGGAGGCTGGTCCACCCAGTTTAGCTGTCCAGATTGATAGTTCATACGTACCTAAAAATAATCTAGAGGAGGCAATCCTACTTTTGATGATTCTTATGAGGAAATTTATTCTTGGTAAGACTCAATGGGATCCATCTGTGATGGAGCACCTAACTTTTGCTTTATCTTTATGCTGCCAAACGCCTGTTTTGGCTAAGCAACTTGAAGAGATAATGCCTGGGGTATATCCTCGTGTTGACCGTTGGAATTCTTTAGCTCTTTGCTACAGTGGAGCTGGACAAGACAAGGTTGCATTGAACTTACTGAGAAAATCTTTACATAAACATGAACGACCAGATGATCTCACCGCACTCTTATTGGCTGCCAAGATATGCAGCGAGGATTCCAATTTAGCCGCTGAGGGAGTGGAATATGCTCGGAGGACAATTAATAATGCTCAGGGAATTGATGAGCACATCAAGGGTGTGGGTCTTCGCATGTTGGGCCTTTGTTTGGGAAAGCAGGCTAAAGTATCTTCTTCTGACTTTGAGAGGTCTCGTCTTGAATCTGAAGCATTGAAGTCATTAGATGAGGCTATTGCTTTGGACCACAATAATACGGACTTGATTTTTGAGTTGGGCATTCAGCGTGCAGAGCACCGAAATTTGGATGCTGCTTTACAATATGCAAAGAAATTTCTTGATGAAACAGGCGGGTCCATATTAAAAGGTTGGAGATTACTTGCTCTGGTTTTTTCTGCCCAACAGCGACTCACAGATGCTGAGGTGGTCACTGATGCTGCTTTAGATGAGACTACAAAATGGGAACAGGGACCACTTCTCAGGGTGAAAGCAAAGCTAAAGGTATCACAGTCACTACTCACAGATGCTATTGAGACTTATCGTTACCTCCTTGCATTAGTTCAAGCCCAGAGGAAATCTTATGGGCCCCTTAGAAAGTTTACTCAG GTTGAGGATGATAAAGTCAATGAGTTTGAAGTTTGGCATGGTCTGGCAAATTTATACTCTAGTATTTCTCATTGGAAGGATGTGGAGATATGTTTGGGAAAAGCCAAAGAGCTGAAACAGTACTCTGTCGAAGCTCTGCACACTGAAG GTATAATGTGGGAAGGTTGTGGGCAGATCGAAGAAGCTTCGGCTGCTTATATTAATGGCCTTTTACTAGAACCTTGTTATGTTCCTTGCAAGGTTTTGATTGGTGCTCTGATGTCAAAAATGGGCCCTATGGCATTGCCTGTGGGAAGAAGCTTGCTGTCAGATGCATTGAGGATTGATCCTACTAACCATATGGCTTGGTATTACCTGGGGATGGTTTACAGGGATGATGGACGAATAGCTGATGCTGCAGATTGCTTCCAGGCAGCTTCCATGCTTGAAGAATCTAATCCCATCGAAAGCTTTGGCTCTATTCTTTGA